One window from the genome of Desulforamulus ruminis DSM 2154 encodes:
- a CDS encoding MFS transporter, whose translation MNITISKNPGWKKRMVLFLLSQNISLFGSSVVGFAIIWHITLTTSSGTWLMLSTLCSMLPQVLVSLFGGVWADRYSRKHLIMLADGFIALATLGLAVVFLLGFERLELLLMVAAVRSIGAGIQTPAVGAIYPQLVPQEHLTKVQGINQTLNSVLMLLAPAVGGLILGSVGIVAAFFVDVVTATLAILVMNRIKVEKIHRQEASDSVWADLKSGLDYAYGHPQLRRIIICYLFSFFLITPAAVLSPLMVERTFGNEVWRLTANEMVWTVGSFFGGVFVSLKGQFKDKVRTVSLCLVAFGVMFGLLGAAWNFLSFLTFMGIAGFFLPPMATAQTVHIQEITKPEVLGRVFSIVQIISASAMPVAILLFGPLADIVSVESILIVSGILLALVGILYGRGRKDEANQ comes from the coding sequence ATGAATATAACAATATCTAAAAACCCCGGCTGGAAAAAGAGGATGGTCCTGTTTCTTCTAAGCCAGAACATTTCCCTTTTTGGCTCCTCGGTGGTAGGGTTCGCCATAATCTGGCATATCACCCTAACAACCTCCTCCGGCACATGGCTGATGTTGTCCACCCTCTGCTCCATGCTGCCACAGGTGCTGGTCTCGCTCTTTGGCGGCGTGTGGGCCGATCGATATAGCCGTAAGCATCTTATTATGCTGGCCGACGGCTTTATCGCCCTTGCCACTTTAGGATTGGCAGTTGTCTTTCTGCTGGGTTTTGAACGGCTGGAACTTTTGCTGATGGTAGCGGCGGTACGCTCTATCGGTGCAGGCATCCAAACGCCTGCCGTCGGCGCAATCTACCCTCAACTTGTACCACAGGAGCATCTGACCAAGGTGCAGGGGATCAACCAGACCTTAAATTCGGTTCTGATGCTGCTCGCCCCCGCTGTTGGCGGTCTGATTTTGGGCTCGGTGGGGATTGTGGCCGCCTTTTTTGTGGACGTGGTCACGGCTACGCTGGCCATTTTAGTTATGAACCGGATAAAAGTGGAAAAGATCCATCGCCAGGAAGCCTCAGACTCCGTATGGGCCGATCTGAAGAGCGGACTGGATTATGCTTATGGTCATCCGCAGCTACGGCGCATCATCATCTGTTACTTGTTTTCTTTCTTCCTCATCACCCCGGCGGCGGTGCTCTCGCCCCTGATGGTGGAGCGCACTTTCGGCAACGAGGTTTGGCGGCTGACCGCTAATGAAATGGTCTGGACGGTGGGGTCGTTTTTCGGCGGGGTGTTTGTTTCTCTCAAGGGCCAGTTCAAGGATAAGGTGCGGACAGTGTCCCTTTGCCTGGTGGCCTTCGGTGTGATGTTCGGACTGCTGGGCGCGGCATGGAATTTTTTATCCTTCCTTACTTTCATGGGGATTGCCGGATTCTTCCTGCCACCCATGGCCACCGCGCAGACGGTACACATTCAGGAGATCACCAAGCCCGAGGTGCTGGGCAGGGTATTTTCTATTGTGCAGATTATCTCCGCAAGTGCCATGCCGGTAGCAATTTTGCTGTTCGGGCCTCTGGCGGATATAGTGAGTGTGGAGTCCATTCTGATCGTGAGCGGCATCCTGCTGGCACTGGTGGGCATACTATACGGGCGAGGGCGTAAAGACGAGGCCAATCAGTGA
- a CDS encoding NUDIX domain-containing protein, giving the protein MVEVKEIRPGVAIVIFNKEREVLLQKRADVNLWGIPSGHVEPGETVKNAAIREVFEETGLQVKIFRLIGVYSDPVSQIFQYPNGTVTHFVTCCFQAEVVAGELTVASPETLDLRYFPCDRLPADILKMHPLWLADALTPTVQSFIR; this is encoded by the coding sequence ATGGTTGAAGTCAAAGAAATTCGCCCCGGGGTGGCGATCGTTATCTTTAATAAAGAACGTGAGGTACTGCTACAAAAAAGAGCTGATGTAAATCTCTGGGGAATCCCTTCCGGACATGTGGAACCCGGAGAAACGGTTAAAAATGCTGCCATTAGAGAAGTATTTGAAGAAACCGGTCTTCAAGTAAAAATATTTCGCTTGATTGGAGTTTATTCCGACCCCGTTTCCCAGATTTTCCAATACCCCAATGGCACTGTCACTCATTTTGTAACCTGTTGCTTTCAAGCGGAGGTAGTAGCTGGAGAACTTACAGTGGCTTCACCGGAAACGCTGGATTTACGGTATTTTCCCTGCGACCGTTTACCCGCAGATATTTTAAAAATGCATCCCCTCTGGTTGGCAGATGCTCTTACTCCAACGGTACAATCTTTTATCCGTTAA
- a CDS encoding TetR/AcrR family transcriptional regulator, whose product MGDQPSFIAEARREQIIKASIETLDEIGYVNVSLAKIAKRANVSTGLISYHFLDKEDLLNNTLAYLLKKQLDYIQERISKEESAYDKLISFIDASLAYQGTHRVDNIALIEIIFNARTPDNVPYYKVSSQEEDPLYKKLQEILCLGQETKEFAKFDSKSVSIIIQGAIAESMLMNGEGFDLEAYREELVNMVTKMVK is encoded by the coding sequence ATGGGAGATCAACCATCCTTTATAGCAGAAGCAAGAAGAGAGCAAATCATTAAAGCCTCGATTGAGACACTGGACGAAATCGGTTATGTAAATGTGAGTTTGGCTAAAATAGCAAAAAGGGCCAATGTAAGCACGGGTTTAATCTCTTATCACTTTTTAGATAAGGAAGATTTACTGAACAATACGCTGGCCTATTTATTAAAAAAACAGCTTGATTACATTCAAGAGAGAATCTCAAAAGAAGAGTCTGCATATGATAAACTGATTTCCTTTATTGATGCAAGTTTAGCCTATCAAGGAACACATAGGGTTGATAATATTGCATTAATAGAGATCATTTTTAATGCGCGTACACCGGATAACGTTCCTTACTATAAAGTATCTAGTCAGGAAGAAGATCCGTTGTATAAAAAATTGCAGGAGATTTTGTGTTTGGGACAAGAGACCAAAGAGTTTGCTAAATTCGATTCTAAGAGCGTCTCTATTATAATACAAGGAGCTATTGCTGAAAGTATGCTTATGAACGGAGAAGGATTTGATTTAGAAGCATACAGGGAAGAATTAGTAAATATGGTGACAAAGATGGTTAAATGA